The following DNA comes from Puniceicoccaceae bacterium.
ATCTTCCCTGGCAAAATCCTACGCCACCCTTACGCCCGAATCCACATCTGCTGCCGAAGCAGCACCTGAATCCCATACAGAAAATCCCCGCCATCCGCGCGGGTTTCACTTCATGCCTTATATTCTACCGATGCGGCGCGATATCGATGTTGACCCAGGATTGACCATCCTGCTCGCTGAGGACAATCCAGTGAACCAAAAGGTCACCAGTCTCATGCTGAAAAAAATGGGCTATGACATCGACATCGTTCCCAATGGAAAGCGCGCCGTTGAAGCGGTTCAAGAGGGTCGATACGATGTGGTGTTAATGGATAAAATCATGCCCATTCTGGACGGTTTGGGTGCCGCACGGGAGATCCGCAAACTTGAGAACATCACCCAGCCCATCATCATTGCGCTCACAGCGTCAGCCACTATGGAAGACGAAATTGCCTGTCGCAAAGCCAGCATGGATAACTTCCTGGCAAAGCCTGTACAACTTGATAAAATGAAAGCCGCACTGGGCTTTGCCACTCACGAGCTCAAACAGCGCAGACTCGCACAGCAGGAGACTTTCCCGCGAAGCGAAACGTAGCAGCTCGACGTTCCCTAGAACAGGGTTATTCTTCAGTCAACGCTTCGCGCAGCTCGTTGACCTTTGCCTGCAGTTCCTCCCATTTCTGTTCGAGTGCTTCCTTGGCTTGGTCAGCCTTGTCTCCCGAAGTCTCCCCAAAGGCTTTCAACTGTGCTTGTGCATCTTTCTGAAGCTCCTTCACTTCACTCATCAACTCCGCAACACGTTCCTGGTTTTGACTGCTGACCTTCACAACCTTGTCCTTGAGTTCAACAATGGACTTCTCTGTATCTTTCCACTCTGCCGCAGTAAATGACTTGATCTGCGCCCAGCGTTCCTTGCTCAGCTCGACAGCCTGTTCCCAATTCTGGGCAGCCTCAGCTTGTACGGATTCAAGAGTGGTCTGCTCGTCGTTTTCTGTCGAACAGGAGGCAAACAACAGGAGTGAGGCGATCAACAGGCAACTTGAGATGGGATAAAGAGGTTTCATAAGATACGGATTTGAAGGTTTAGCGGCCCACTGCGAAGCCAGTGGATATCCAATGACAATGCTAACGTCGATTGCTCCGGAGTGCAAGCTGCTCACCAGAATTCCCACTTCCGATCATCGCACCCGATCCACAAACCCAACCTTGCGATACACTTTTGACAGCGTTTTATAGGCTCTCGACTGCGCCTTTTCCGCACCGGCTTTCAAAATGCGTTCGAGTTCAGCTTTTTCACTGATGATCGAGTGATACCGCTCCTGTACAGGTTTGAGTGCTTCCACGACCACGTCTGCAACTTCACTTTTAAAAGTGGCATAATTCGCACCCTCAAAATGTTTCTCAAGCTGTTCGATGGTCTGACCCGACAACACGCTGTGTAAGGTAAGCAGATTCGAAATTCCGGGTTTCTCTGGCGCGAACCGCACTTGGGTGTCGGAATCCGTTACCGCACTCATGATTTTCTTGCGCAGTTTCGCGGGTTCCTCCAGCAGGTAGAGCGTACCCCCTTCCTGCTCATCCGATTTTGACATTTTACGCGTCGGCTCCTGAAGAGACATGATTTTTGCGCCCGACTTGGGAATGTAAGCTTCCGGCACATTAAATGTTGGCGAAAAATGGTGGTTGAACCGAACCGCCAGATCCCGGGTCAGTTCCAGATGCTGGCGCTGATCCTCACCCACAGGGACCGCGTTGGCGTTGTATAACAAAATATCCGCCGCCATCAGCACAGGGTAGTACAACAGGCCCGCATTGACCGATGCCTGCGCCTTTGCGCCATCATGGGTGAATTTGAGATCATCACCATCCGACTTGACCTCAAACCCCAGCTTTGCCGCCTTTTCCTTGAACTGCGTCATGCGCTGCAAGTCCCCGATGGGGGTATGGCAACCCAGAACCCACGCGAGTTCGGCATGCCCGATCACATGCGACTGCATGAACAGTGCGGATTTTTCAGGATCCAGCCCACAGGCGATGTATTGCGCAAGGCAGGAGTAGGAGGCATTCCTCAGCTCCGACGGTGTGCGCTTCACCGTGATTGCGTGCATGTCCACAATCCCGAAAAAACACTCAAAATCCTCCTGCATGGTGGTCCAGTTTTTGACAGCACCAATGTAATTACCAATGGTCAGAACCCCGGTAGGCTGTGCGCAGGTGAGAATGACGGGCTTTGCTTCGCTCATGATGTTTTTCGGAATCAAAACGCGAATCCAACACCCCCTTCCGCAGAGGTCAAGTCTCGGTTCCGGTGCTTCATCCGACGACCACACACCCAATTGATTCTCACAACCATGCAACTCATGCCATTGCCTCCATGAGGAAATATTCAGGTGGATCCTTTCATTTCCACAATGGCTGTCACTTGCGCTAAACGGAATAGGTATTGATTCTTGGAATCGAATCAGGCAAAGTCGGGTATTACCGATTCCGCTCCAAAGACGAGTGGAACATGCAACACTAATTTCTTTCAGATTAACGTGGCTACCACCCAACTCACACCTTCGGAAATCGACGCGATCAAGGAATCCCTGCGCCGCTGCTCAGATTCCACAGTCGAAGCCGCCATTGCCTTTCGCACATCGAGGGATCCGGCACTGCTGCCAGTGATCGTCACTGGCATTATCGAACGCTTCCTCGAACCCGATCTCAAACCGCTCCTGAAAAAAGGAGATGACTCGCTCGCACTCTTTGACGATCTGGGCGTCGACTCACTGACCATGATGGAGATTGTCATCCTGGTTGAGGAAACCATAGGCATTTCCATCGAAAATGAAGAACTGCGGGACCTGCGAACCATCGCCGATGTCAAGGCCTTCATCGCAGCAAAGGGAGGCAGTAGTGCAGCATCAGCACCCGCTCCAGATACAGAAAAGTATCCCATCACCCAATCCGAAATTCTCGCCTGCATGCGCTATGCAGATCCATTCCTGTTTGTGGAGCAGGCTGCGATTTCAGGAAAGAAGGCCTGCGGCACTTACCACATTTCTGGGAACGAAAACTTCCTGAAGGGGCACTTTACCAACAATCCGGTTTTCCCGGCATCCATTTCCCTTGAGGCATTGGGCCAGCTCGCCGTGCTGTTCCTGATCAAGGCGGACCCCTCAGACACTGGTGGAACAGTAGATCCGCACACCATTTATTTCACCTCCTGCGATGGCATCCGTTGTCACAAGGAATGTAAACCCGGTGTCGTGTTTGAGATGGAAACGACACTCAAGCGCCTGCGCCACCCCATGGCAACCTTCGAGGGCAACATCAAGGTGAATGGCGAAAAAGTCGTCTTTGCCGAGGAAATCACGCTCCTGTTCGACTACGCAAGCTGAGCTGCGATCATCCATCACGCGGCGCTCGCATCTTTTTTTCCGAGTCCTAGCGATCCTATACCACCATGGCAGGGCACTCATCATCCCGTCCCTCACCGCGGATTTGCTATCTCTACACCACATTCCCACTGGTGAGCGAAACCTTCCTTCAGCGCGAAATGCGGGTGATGCGCACCCAAGCTGCCCATTTGCGCCTTTACAGCATCTGGGGAGGTAAAGCGGAGTTCGAAGGGCAGTCCGTCGAATGTTTTTCACTATGGGAACTCGCAAAACTATTCTACTGGCTCCCCTATTGGATTGTACAAAAACCCAGGGTGGTCGGCGGATTTTTCAAGGACCTCCTGATTCACCGGCCGCGCTATACCCAAAACCTGCTGGAAACCCTGCTTGGATTCGCATTCGCCCTGATCCGCGCGAGAGAGATTGAAGCCTGGAAACCCGACTGGATGCATGCTGTCTGGGCAACCATGCCTGCAACGTCTGCCCTCGTGCTCCAAAAACTCATCGACATCCCCTTTTCCATGGGTGCCCACGCCTACGATATTTTTCAAAAGGGAGGAGACTGCCTGCTCGATGCAAAAATTGAGGCGACCGCGTTCATTCACACCTCAACCAAATTTGCCAAAACCCACCTGCAGGACCGCGGAGCACCCGCCACAAAGGTTCATCTCATCCGACGCGGCTTATCCACTTTTCCTCCACTCAATGATCTTCGAACCGAGATCGACCGCATTCGCTTTCTGTCGATCGGACGCTTGGTGGAAAAAAAAGGCTACGCCGAACAGTTTCGCATCTACCGCGATCTGCGCAAGCGCGGCATTCCCTTTCTCGCCGAAATCATCGGTGAAGGGCCGCTCAAGGCCGAACTCGATGCCCTCATCATCGATTACGATCTGCAGGATTGTGTGAATCTGGTTGGCAAAGTTCCCCACGAAAACATTCAGGCCTACTATCACCGGGCCGATCTCTTCATCTTCACGGGAAAAGTCGCACCCAACGGGGACCGCAACGGACTCGCCAATGTGATCCCGGAGGCCATGGCTCGCGGGATTCCAGTGCTCACCACACCCGACTCAGGCATTGTCGAAAACTTTCGTTCGGGCTATGAGGTCATCATACTTCCCATCCGTCCCGTCGATCCCTGGGTTGAGACGATTCGCAATCTCGTCTCCGACGCCGATATGCGGCAGACCATCGGTGCCAACGCGCGGGACTGGGTCGAAAAACATTTCAACGCCAAGCGCAATACGGGAAAACTGTACCGCCTGATCGAAAAAAACGTTCGTGAATCCAGGCGAATCCAGGCAGAATCAGAACTCCCGGAAGATTCAAATGGCTGATTGGCAGCTATGCTCAAGCAAGAGCGTCCCCCGGCAGCGCATCGCACTCAAAGGTGTTTCTTAACTGCCTTTCGAAACGCATTTTCGATAATTCCGAAATCCTCATCGCTCATGCGCGCCGACGCCGCCGTGCGGATCATGTCCTTGCCCGGAGGCACCGCAGGCGAGGTCGACAATACTCCAAAAACACCATTTTCCAACAGCGTCTTCCAAAAGAAATAGGCACGCATGCGATCCCCGATCACCACCGGAATCGCCGGAGTGGTGCTTCCCCATACATCGAGTCCCAAACTCTCGTAGATGCCGCGCAGACGGGCGGTGTTTTCCCAAAGGCGCTGCAGGTGCTCCGGCTCCTGTTGCAGAACTTCGAGCGACGCCATCGCACACGCCACCTGAGTTGGCGCAATTGCCGCACTGAAAATCGTCTGCTTTGAATGCGTGCGCAAATATTCAATCAGCGCACGCGACCCCGCCACAAAGCCACCCGTGCTGGACAGTGCCTTCGAAAAACTTCCGCAGAGAATATCCACCTCGTCCACACAATCAAAATGATGTGCCGTGCCACGACCCCCTTCTCCCATCACACCAAACCCGTGCGCATCGTCCATCACCACAAAACACTGGTTGGCCTTTGCGACCTCCAGCAACTCTGGAACCGGCGCCAGGTGTCCTTCCATGGAATAGATACCGTCAAACACCAGCAGACGCCCAGTTTGCCGGGGTTCATGCGCCAGGATATCCCGCAGATCCTCCGGATTGTTGTGACTGAAGCGCTCCACCCGGGTATCGGCCAACTTCATGCCGCTGACCAGTGAGGAGTGAATGTTCTTGTCCGCAAGAATCACATCGCCTCGCTGCGCAAAGGTTGCCACCGCCGACATGCAGGAAATGTATCCCGCAACCGACACATGACAGGCTTCCTTTCCAACAAACGCGGCAATTTTCTCCTCCAGCTCCTCGTGAAAACGACGGCTGCCATTGGCAGAGCGTGCTCCTGTCGGACTCGACCCCCATTCATCCAGTGCCTGTTTGCCGGCTTCAATCACTTTGGGGTGTTCGCTCAGCCCAAGGTACTCGTTGCTGGTGATCATCACCTTCTCCTCACCCTGCAACCACACTCTTGTACCGCGCTGTTTGTCAAAGCTGAGGTAGAGCGGATTGTATTTCAATCGCTCTCGGGTAAGCTTGTCGTCCAGACAGCGCTGGGTGATGGGATCGTTCTTCAACGTCGCTCGTTTGAAAATTGCCATATGGGATTGTCCTCTTC
Coding sequences within:
- the trpS gene encoding tryptophan--tRNA ligase — its product is MSEAKPVILTCAQPTGVLTIGNYIGAVKNWTTMQEDFECFFGIVDMHAITVKRTPSELRNASYSCLAQYIACGLDPEKSALFMQSHVIGHAELAWVLGCHTPIGDLQRMTQFKEKAAKLGFEVKSDGDDLKFTHDGAKAQASVNAGLLYYPVLMAADILLYNANAVPVGEDQRQHLELTRDLAVRFNHHFSPTFNVPEAYIPKSGAKIMSLQEPTRKMSKSDEQEGGTLYLLEEPAKLRKKIMSAVTDSDTQVRFAPEKPGISNLLTLHSVLSGQTIEQLEKHFEGANYATFKSEVADVVVEALKPVQERYHSIISEKAELERILKAGAEKAQSRAYKTLSKVYRKVGFVDRVR
- a CDS encoding glycosyltransferase family 4 protein, yielding MAGHSSSRPSPRICYLYTTFPLVSETFLQREMRVMRTQAAHLRLYSIWGGKAEFEGQSVECFSLWELAKLFYWLPYWIVQKPRVVGGFFKDLLIHRPRYTQNLLETLLGFAFALIRAREIEAWKPDWMHAVWATMPATSALVLQKLIDIPFSMGAHAYDIFQKGGDCLLDAKIEATAFIHTSTKFAKTHLQDRGAPATKVHLIRRGLSTFPPLNDLRTEIDRIRFLSIGRLVEKKGYAEQFRIYRDLRKRGIPFLAEIIGEGPLKAELDALIIDYDLQDCVNLVGKVPHENIQAYYHRADLFIFTGKVAPNGDRNGLANVIPEAMARGIPVLTTPDSGIVENFRSGYEVIILPIRPVDPWVETIRNLVSDADMRQTIGANARDWVEKHFNAKRNTGKLYRLIEKNVRESRRIQAESELPEDSNG
- a CDS encoding phosphopantetheine-binding protein; the encoded protein is MATTQLTPSEIDAIKESLRRCSDSTVEAAIAFRTSRDPALLPVIVTGIIERFLEPDLKPLLKKGDDSLALFDDLGVDSLTMMEIVILVEETIGISIENEELRDLRTIADVKAFIAAKGGSSAASAPAPDTEKYPITQSEILACMRYADPFLFVEQAAISGKKACGTYHISGNENFLKGHFTNNPVFPASISLEALGQLAVLFLIKADPSDTGGTVDPHTIYFTSCDGIRCHKECKPGVVFEMETTLKRLRHPMATFEGNIKVNGEKVVFAEEITLLFDYAS
- a CDS encoding pyridoxal phosphate-dependent aminotransferase family protein, whose product is MAIFKRATLKNDPITQRCLDDKLTRERLKYNPLYLSFDKQRGTRVWLQGEEKVMITSNEYLGLSEHPKVIEAGKQALDEWGSSPTGARSANGSRRFHEELEEKIAAFVGKEACHVSVAGYISCMSAVATFAQRGDVILADKNIHSSLVSGMKLADTRVERFSHNNPEDLRDILAHEPRQTGRLLVFDGIYSMEGHLAPVPELLEVAKANQCFVVMDDAHGFGVMGEGGRGTAHHFDCVDEVDILCGSFSKALSSTGGFVAGSRALIEYLRTHSKQTIFSAAIAPTQVACAMASLEVLQQEPEHLQRLWENTARLRGIYESLGLDVWGSTTPAIPVVIGDRMRAYFFWKTLLENGVFGVLSTSPAVPPGKDMIRTAASARMSDEDFGIIENAFRKAVKKHL